A portion of the Croceibacterium sp. TMG7-5b_MA50 genome contains these proteins:
- a CDS encoding patatin-like phospholipase family protein, with amino-acid sequence MSGKLAVVLSGGGAKGAFQVGALEALIHDRGVRPDIVVGTSTGAIQALGVAQDDVAGLRDIWLGLDGNGDIYRQRGGPLLAALTSKKGLYDTAPLRALLRRFARPDRLSASPVDLHLGVVSLKTGQFRTIDKGAAAHIADWVYASCAMPVFFDPLEDAGGEQWVDGGVTDVTPLGAALALNPTGVLVIRASPTAKAAGTKHYGGLLPIAQRAVDLLQAEVSRNDLANTALINDILAARGAMLPLLMAEGLSGSQIAAVLAPLDRQIAQYRFARISVIEPDRNYSDTLEFDPAKIRAGMAAGRRAVDEQWDAIRQVLP; translated from the coding sequence ATGTCCGGGAAGCTGGCGGTGGTGCTGAGCGGCGGCGGTGCCAAGGGTGCGTTCCAGGTGGGCGCGCTGGAGGCGCTGATCCATGATCGCGGGGTCCGGCCCGACATCGTCGTCGGCACCTCCACCGGCGCGATCCAGGCGCTGGGCGTGGCGCAGGACGATGTGGCGGGCCTGCGCGACATCTGGCTGGGGCTGGATGGCAATGGCGACATCTACCGCCAGCGTGGTGGCCCGCTGCTGGCGGCGCTGACCAGCAAGAAGGGGCTGTACGACACGGCCCCCTTACGCGCCCTGCTGCGCAGGTTCGCGCGGCCCGACCGGCTCTCCGCCTCGCCGGTGGACCTGCATCTGGGGGTGGTGAGCCTGAAGACCGGGCAGTTCCGCACCATCGACAAGGGGGCCGCGGCGCATATCGCCGACTGGGTCTATGCCAGCTGCGCCATGCCGGTGTTCTTCGACCCGCTGGAGGATGCCGGCGGGGAGCAATGGGTGGATGGCGGGGTGACGGACGTGACCCCGCTGGGCGCGGCGCTGGCGCTGAACCCCACGGGCGTGCTGGTGATCCGCGCCAGCCCCACGGCGAAGGCGGCGGGAACGAAGCATTATGGTGGCCTGCTGCCGATCGCGCAGCGCGCGGTGGACCTGCTGCAGGCGGAGGTATCGCGCAACGACCTCGCCAACACGGCGCTGATCAACGACATCCTGGCCGCGCGCGGGGCGATGCTGCCGCTGCTGATGGCGGAGGGGCTGAGCGGCAGCCAGATCGCGGCCGTGCTGGCGCCGCTGGACCGGCAGATCGCGCAATACCGCTTCGCCCGGATCAGCGTGATCGAGCCCGACCGCAATTATTCCGACACGCTGGAATTCGATCCCGCCAAGATCCGCGCCGGCATGGCGGCGGGCCGGCGCGCGGTGGACGAACAATGGGACGCGATCCGCCAGGTGCTGCCGTAA